Proteins encoded together in one Argiope bruennichi chromosome 1, qqArgBrue1.1, whole genome shotgun sequence window:
- the LOC129965613 gene encoding uncharacterized protein LOC129965613, with product MAVIIFDEDHLLISALITLAMQLIFFIVAATFQFDKVTDFAGGVNFIIIAILTLVLSETYELRQIMVTTFVCLWGIRLSGFLFYRILRIGRDKRFDDRRSNVIRFAVFWTFQAIWVFTVSLPVIFINSPRKVSRDVNPPPMTALDIAGTVMFAVGFLCEAISDIQKYKFKGNSTTKDRWCDAGLWKYSRHPNYFGEILLWWGIFVIAANTLRGPEWIAVLSPVFTSAILLFLSGLPLLERSADERYRTIEEYRNYKMNTSPLIPLPSGVYADVPKIFKVLLFCEYPLYNYLDPSKAAPLPPDVPVPEAGALQSPDLNLNQKNYNSCDYPES from the exons ATGGCAGTTATTATTTTTGATGAGGATCACTTGCTGATCAGTGCTCTCATCACCCTTGCTATGCAGCTGATTTTCTTCATAGTAGCTGCAACTTTTCAGTTTGATAAAGTAACCGACTTTGCAGGTGGagtcaactttattattattgcCATCCTGACATTAGTGCTTTCTGAG ACTTATGAACTTAGACAAATCATGGTCACTACCTTTGTTTGCTTGTGGGGAATCAGATTATCAGGATTTCTTTTCTATAGAATTCTTCGGATTGGCAGAGACAAACGGTTTGATGACAGAAGAAGCAATGTCATTCGTTTTGCTGTGTTTTGGACTTTTCaa GCCATATGGGTTTTCACTGTAAGCCTTCCAGTGATTTTTATCAATTCTCCCAGGAAAGTGAGTCGTGATGTCAATCCTCCTCCTATGACAGCCTTAGATATTGCAGGAACTGTAATGTTTGCTGTTGGTTTTCTCTGTGAAGCCATTTCtgatattcagaaatataagtTCAAAGGAAATTCTACAACGAAAGATCGATGGTGTGATGCAG GCCTTTGGAAATATTCCCGCCATCCAAACTATTTTGGAGAGATTCTTTTGTGGTGGGGCATTTTTGTGATTGCAGCAAACACTTTGCGTGGTCCTGAATGGATTGCCGTCCTCAGCCCTGTCTTCACATCAGCTATTCTGCTATTCCTCAGTGGGCTGCCATTGCTTGAAAGGAGTGCAGATGAGAGATATAGGAC tattgAAGAGTATCGTAATTACAAGATGAATACAAGTCCATTGATACCCTTACCTTCTGGAGTTTATGCTGATGTtcccaaaatatttaaagtgCTGCTCTTCTGTGAATATccactttataattatttagatcCTTCTAAAGCAGCTCCTTTACCACCTGATGTTCCAGTACCAGAG gcTGGAGCTCTACAAAGCCCTGATCTTAACCtgaaccaaaaaaattataattcatgtgACTATCCTGAATcttaa